The following are encoded in a window of Oncorhynchus mykiss isolate Arlee chromosome 11, USDA_OmykA_1.1, whole genome shotgun sequence genomic DNA:
- the si:dkey-73n8.3 gene encoding retinol dehydrogenase 11, translated as MEKIRSLITKHWSSDVRLDGKTAIVTGANTGIGKETAMDLAKRGARVILACRDMEKAELAVSDIVREMGGAKVEARKLDLADTKSICEFAENIYNTEKVLHFLINNAGVATCPYSTTVDGYEMQLGVNHLGHFFLTFLLLDLLKHSAPSRVITVSSSTHAMGRIHFEDLNSEKEYHPVKAYVQSKLANILFTRELAKRTAVLGVTAYAVHPGVVNTDLMRHTKRPLQLMFKKFSYFLKTPAEGAYTTLYCIVTPDSELTSGGYYSGCAQAVCARAGSDEGTALKLWAVSCHLLGICWR; from the exons ATGGAAAAGATCCG CTCCCTGATCACTAAGCACTGGTCGTCTGATGTTCGTCTGGATGGGAAGACTGCGATCGTGACGGGAGCTAACACTGGCATTGGCAAGGAGACCGCCATGGACCTGGCCAAGAGAG GTGCACGCGTCATCCTGGCCTGCAGGGACATGGAGAAGGCGGAGCTTGCGGTCAGTGACATCGTCAGGGAAATGGGAGGGGCCAAGGTGGAAGCCAGGAAGCTTGACCTCGCTGACACCAAGTCCATCTGTGAATTTGCTGAAAACATCTACAACA CGGAGAAGGTGCTTCACTTCCTGATCAACAATGCAGGTGTGGCCACCTGTCCTTACAGCACCACTGTAGATGGATACGAGATGCAGCTTGGAGTCAACCATCTGG GTCACTTCTTTCTGACTTTCCTCCTATTGGATCTGCTGAAGCACTCCGCCCCCTCCCGTGTCATCACTGTGTCGTCATCGACCCACGCCATGGGCAGGATCCACTTTGAGGACCTGAACAGTGAGAAGGAATACCACCCTGTCAAGGCCTACGTCCAGAGCAAACTGGCTAATATACTGTTCACTAGAGAGCTGGCCAAGAGGACCGCGG ttCTAGGTGTGACAGCCTATGCAGTCCACCCGGGGGTAGTGAACACTGATCTGATGCGTCACACAAAGCGCCCCCTACAGCTCATGTTTAAGAAGTTCAGCTACTTCCTCAAGACGCCAGCAGAAGGAGCCTACACCACTCTGTACTGCATCGTGACCCCTGATTCTGAACTCACCTCTGGGGGTTACTATAG tgggtGTGCACAGGCAGTGTGTGCCAGGGCTGGTAGTGATGAAGGCACCGCTCTCAAACTCTGGGCTGTTAGCTGTCATCTACTGGGCATCTGCTGGAGATGA
- the zgc:112332 gene encoding retinol dehydrogenase 12, whose product MHSIRNFFCGRWSCDVRLDGQTVIITGANTGIGKETARDLAKRGARIIMACRDMEKAEGARKEITEDCGNENIVVHKLDLSDTKSIREFAELVNKEEKQVNILINNAGIMMCPYSKTKDGFEMQFGVNHLGHFLLTYLLVDLIKCSAPARIVNVSSVAHTWTSMRLDDINSEKSYDQVKAYGQSKLANVLCTRSLAKRLQGTGVSVFSLHPGVVQSDLWRHLNNRVQVAVKVFRPFTKSSVEGAQTSIYCAVEPGLEKESGGYYSDCAPARCSRTASDDDLAQKLWELSCKMLAITWE is encoded by the exons ATGCATTCAATCAG GAACTTCTTCTGTGGCCGCTGGTCATGTGACGTGCGTCTGGACGGTCAGACTGTCATCATCACAGGAGCTAACACTGGAATCGGCAAAGAGACAGCCAGGGACCTGGCCAAGAGag GTGCTCGCATCATCATGGCGTGTAGAGACATGGAGAAGGCGGAGGGCGCCAGGAAAGAGATCACAGAAGATTGTGGAAATGAAAACATTGTCGTTCACAAACTGGATCTGTCTGACACCAAGTCTATCAGAGAGTTCGCTGAGCTGGTTAACAAGG AGGAGAAGCAAGTCAATATCCTGATCAACAACGCTGGCATCATGATGTGTCCCTACTCTAAGACCAAGGACGGCTTTGAGATGCAGTTTGGAGTCAACCACCTGG GTCACTTCCTGTTGACCTACCTGTTGGTGGACCTGATCAAGTGCTCGGCGCCAGCCCGCATCGTTAACGTGTCGTCAGTGGCTCACACCTGGACCAGCATGAGACTGGATGACATCAACAGTGAGAAGAGCTACGACCAGGTCAAGGCCTATGGACAGAGCAAACTGGCCAATGTCCTCTGCACACGTTCACTGGCAAAACGACTGCAGG gcACCGGTGTGAGTGTGTTCTCCCTCCACCCGGGTGTGGTCCAGTCAGACCTATGGAGACACCTGAACAATCGTGTCCAGGTAGCGGTCAAGGTGTTCCGGCCATTCACTAAGTCCTCTGTCGAGGGAGCTCAGACCTCCATATACTGTGCTGTGGAGCCAGGACTGGagaaggagagtggaggatacTACAG CGACTGTGCGCCTGCAAGGTGTTCCAGGACAGCTTCGGATGACGACTTGGCCCAGAAACTGTGGGAGCTGAGCTGCAAGATGCTGGCCATCACCTGGGAGTGA